TGACTCCGAGACTGGGGAGCGCCGCCCGTGCATCTGCCTAGCCGGCTCCCGCGACAGGACACGTTGACGGTGGTGGTTCCGCTGCTGGCGCCGTCGCCGGCCGGGAAGCCCCTGCAGGCGCTGTTCGACCAGGTCCAGGCGAGTGTCTGGCAGGACGGCGCGCAGAGCGGGCCGATCCCGTTCGCGCACATGAGGTCCGTGCACTTCGCGCGCTTCGCGCTGTCCGAGGCCGACCTCGCGCCCGACGGCACCCCCATCCCCGCGTGTCTGCTCTTCTCCACCGAGTTCGACGGCGAGCTCGACGCGCACCTCGACGAGCTGGTGTCCCACGCCGCCGGGCCGCTCGAGACGATCTTCTCCGAGTGCGAAGGCTTCGCGGCGCAAGGCGGGGACCCGGCCACGCGCATCTGCAACTTCCTGAAGGCGAAGCGCAGCCGGCCGAGCGCCTTCTTCGTGGGCGCGGTGGGCCGGACCGTCGAGCAGATCCACCAGGAGCAGCAGCGCAGCCAGCAGATCCGCCAGGCGGCGTGCGCGCTCGATCCCGAGCTCGATCCGGTGCTCGTGTGGCACGAGCTGCGCAAGCAGGTCGACACCACGGGCTGGGGCGGGCCGCGGTCGGCGAAGAACACGGAGTCACACCGCGTGTGGCGGGAGGTCATCTTCTGGCTGGTGACCGCCGGCCTCTTGATCCTGGCGGCGTTCCTTTTGGTCGCGCATCCGTGGCTGATCGCTCCTGGCGTGTACGTGGCCTTCTGGCTGCGGCTGCTCGAGCAGAACGAAGCCGACCAGGTCGCGGCGCAGCGGGCCGCGCAGAGTCAGGCGCAGCAGAGTGAGCAGGACGACCGGCGCGAGAAGCTGCACGCCAGGTTCGAGGATCGCTGGGAGCAGAACCAGCTCACGGCGATCACGCTGATCGCGCGCTCGCCCCTGCGGCGCGGGCTGCAGCGGCTCGTGCTCGCGGGCTCACACTTCCGCGCGCGCTTCCACTTCACGCGCGGCCTGCTCGACGGGGTGCCCACGATCCACTTCGCGCACTGGCACGTGATCGAGAAAGGCAGCCGGCTCGTGTTCGTGAGCAACTACGACGGGAGCTGGGCGAGCTATCTCGACTCGTTCACCTTGCACGCTGCGGGTCCCATGAGCGCGATCTGGTCGCAGAGCGTCGGCTTCCCGCCCACGCGCTTCCTCTTGTGGGGCGGCGCCGAAGACGGCCCGTGCTTCAAGCAGTTCGCGCGGCGCCACCAGGTCGCGCCGTCGGTGTTCTACAGCGCGTACCCGCAGCTCTCGGTCGAAGAGATCAACCGCAACAGCGAGCTGGTGGGCGGGCTCCAGGACCCTCGCCTGGGCGAGGCGCGCAACCGGCTCGAGACACGCGAATGGCTCTGCAACATCTAGCGACGGGAGAGGCGCCATGTTAGTCGTGCCCAAGGTCGAGAGCGACGACGTCCAGTCACTCCTGTTCGCCGCCTACCCGAAGCACGGGGCCTCTTTCCACCTGCTCTGGGTGAAGGACCCAAACGATCGCGCGCGCGCGGGTCGGCAGCTCGCCGAGCTCCCGATCACCTTCGGCGAGCACGACCCGGACCCCGACCCGGCGGCGCAGATCGCCTTCACGGCCGAGGGGCTGAAGGCGCTCGGCGTCGATGACGAGGTGCTCGCCGGCTTCTCGCGCCCCTTCCAGGAGGGCATGAAGGGAGCGATGCGCGCGCGCGTGCTGGGCGACGTGGGAGGGAACGCGCCGGACCAGTGGCACTGGGGCCTGCCCGACGTGCCCCACGCGGTCCTGCTCGTGTACTCGCTGAAGGACGCGTCCGCGCGCGCGCGCGAGCTCCTGCAGCATCTGGACGGATGGAAGTCACTGCCGCTGCCCGAGCCCGTGAACCTGCGCGCGAGCGGCCGGCCTCACCTGAAGGAGCACTTCGGCTTCGACGACGGCATCGCCAACCCGTTCCTCCGGGGTCACGGCAAGGGCGAGGAGCATCAGCTCCCGCACAACATCGTCGCGCCCGGCGAGTTCATCTTGGGTTACTTGAACGAAGCAGGCCGGATTCCCCTGAGCCCGCACGTGTCGGCGGGCGGGCGTGGCGGTCACGTGCTGCCCAACGGTGACTTCGGCCGCAACGGCAGCTATCTCGTCTTCCGCGAGCTCGAGCAGCACGTGCGCGCGTTCTGGAGCTTCATGCTGAAACACAGCCAGGACAAGCCCATGGAGGCGATCCGCCTGGCCTCGAAGATGGTCGGCCGTTGGCCCAACGGATCGCCGATGACCATCTGGTCGAACAATCCCGCGGCCGACGCCGACCCGCGCTCGAACAAGAACGACGAGTTCCTCTACGCGGCCGACCCCGACGGGCTCGGCTGTCCCATCGGCGCGCACATCCGGCGCGCGAACCCGCGTGACTCCGTGCCACAGCTCGACCCGGCCAAGTCGATCGAGACCTCGAAGCAGCGGCGCATCCTGCGCCGCGGCCGGGCCTATGGGCCGGCGCTCGCGGGCGTGTTCGAGAATCCCTTCCCCGATCCCGCTGCGATCCGCGACACCCGAGACCCCGACGGCGGCCGCGGACTACACTTCCTGTGCTTCGTGGCCGATCTCGAGCGCCAGTACGAGTTCATCCAGCAGACCTGGGTGAACTCGCGCAAGTTCGCGGGCCTCGGCAACGACTCCGACCCACTGCTCTCGAATCCATGCCTGCCACCCGACCAGCCAGCCAAGGCGAGCGACTTCGTGATCCAGCGCGACTCACTGAATCAGCGCATCACGGGGCTCGAGCAGTTCATCACCGTGCGCGGCAGCGCCTACTTCTTCATGCCCGGCCAGCGCGCGATCCAGTATCTCGCTGGCTTGTAGTGTGCCTGCTCGCCTGCGCCGCTTCGGCGCGCGCGCAGAGCCTGGAGCCGCGCGCCTACTCCAACACGCCGGTCGGCATGAACTTCGCCATCGCGGGCTACGCCTACCAGAACGGCGACGTGGCGAGCGACGCGTCCCTGCCGCTGCAGAACGCGAAGGTCCAGGTGCACACGGGCTTTCTCGCCTACGCGCGCTCGCTCGACGTGCTGGGACAGGCGGCCAAGCTCGAGCTCGTGCTGCCCTACGCCGGGGCGCTCGGCGCGGCCGACGCGCAGCTCCCGGGCCAGACAGTCCACGAGTCGCGCGACGTCGACGGCTTCGGCGACGCGCAGATGCGCTTCTCCTGGAACTTCTACGGGGCGCCGGCGTTGTCGCTCGAAGACTTCGACCAGTACGAGCAGGACGTGATCATCGGTACGAGCCTGCTCGTGACCGTGCCGCTCAGTCAGTACGACGGCGACAAGCTGCTCAACATCGGCACGCACCGCTGGTCGTTCAAGCCCGAGCTCGGTATCTCGAAGAGCTGGGCACCGTTCATCCTCGAGCTGTCGGTCGCGGGCACCTTCTACACCGAGAACCACGACTTCTTCCACGGCAACGACCGCCAGCAGAGCCCCCTGGGCGCGGCCCAGCTCCACGGCATCTACGCGTTCAGGAGGGGCATCTGGGGCTCGCTCGACTTCACCTACTACGTGGGCGGCCGCACGCAGCTGAACGACCACCCGGCCACCGGTCTGCAGAGCAACACGCGCCTGGGTGGGACACTCGCGATCCCCGTGAACAAATACAACTCGATCAAGCTGTACGGCAGCACGGGTGTCTCGGCGCGCGCCGGCGGCCGCTTCGACACGATCGGCGCCGCATGGCAAGTGCGGTGGGGCGGGGGGCTGTGAGCCCCGGTCACGGGGGCGGAACGATCGATTTCTTGGCGGAGACCGACGACGTGCCCAGCACGACGACCTTCGACCCGCGGAGCGTGCCCTCGCCGCCCAGCTTTGCGTTGAGACCGGTGATGCAGAGGCCCGGACCGAAGGTGATCTCGGCGACGCCGGTCAGCTGGGCGTCGAGCGCGTGATCGCCGCAGCCCAGGAGAAGCGTGATCGGCATCGTGGCCTTGGTGAGTACGCCGTTCTTCGTGGTCTGAGTCGCGTAGGTCGTGTCGAGCTCGATGGCGCCGATGGAGACCAGGGGCTCCATGGTGTTCGTATCGAAGAGCTCGATCTCGACCCCGATGAAGGCGCCACACACGGAAGCGAGATAGATGCCCTGACCCTTGGCCGGCGCGAAGCCACCCGAGCAGAGGCCGAACTCGTCCTTCGCGCCCAGTGACTCCTTGCCGGTCTTGAAGTCGGGCGTGATCTCGTCCTGGGTCGAGAGCTTCAGGTTGAGAGTGAGCGGCTGTATCGAGGAGTTCTGGCCCCACGCCGTCGCGGACAGACTGACGCTCGCAGCGATCACCCAGCAGGCAAAGCCGATTCTCGACATGCGCGTATCGTACGCGAAGTCTCGGCGCGGTGGGGCGGGGGGCTGTGAGCCCCCCGCCCACGGGGACTCACTGACACGTGCCGTCGGGCCCGGCCTCGCACGGCAGCGCCGTGTTGGTCGCGGCTCCGGTGCACGCGGCGCACTTCGGACCGGCCGGCGAGTTGACCAGGAGCTTGTAGCGCGCGGTATCCGCCGCGTTGATGTTGGCCGTGTTGTTGGTGTTCTGACCGAGGTCGAGATCGAAGATCGCACACGGTCGGACGTTGCCGGTACCGCAGGTATCGGTCGCGCGATTGTGGTTGACCGACAGCTTGTACTGACTCGTGTCGCCCGCGTTCACGTTGCCGCCGGAGTTGTTGAAGTCCCCGTCGCACACGTTGCCGAAGCCGTCGTGGTCGTCGTCGCGCTGACCGCCGGTGAGCGTGGCCCAGGGGTTGGCGGCCAGGAAGGCGGTCGAGCCGCCCGGAACGCGCGGATTCGCCACGTTCAGGCAGTTGTCGCACGCATCTCCCACGCCGTCGCCGTCGGCGTCGGCCTGCCCCGAGTTGGAGATGGTCGGGCAGTTGTCCAGGCCGTCCGACACGGCGTCGCCATCGGTGTCTGCCCCGCCGCGTATGTCGCGCTCGCTCTGTGAGTTGCCCGGCGGAGAGAACCACGGTGTGTCCGGGAAGAACGGGTTGGGAGAACGCAGTCGCAGGCGCCACTTGCACGACGCGAGATAGCTGCAGCTGGCCGGCGAGGCGATCGGGATTCCAGCGAGGTCGGTGAGGATGAGCGTAGAGGCTCCGGTGAGTCCCGTTCCGTCGAACGGCGTGGCGATCGGCTTGGTCTCGACCTCCGCCCGCATGAGCGAGCGCCCCGCGGCGCTCCGGAAGGTGTTCACGATGTTGAAGCCGCCCTCGGCCTCGGGCTTCGTCGCGCCCAGGAGAGCGATCGGATTGTTCGGCGACGCCTGGTGGCGCATGAGCTTGGGCCGCGGCGCCCCGGGGCCGCCGTTGCCGAAGTGCACGAATACTCCGCCCGAGTCAGTGAGTGGCGGCGCCGAGGAGCTGGCGCCGAAAGCGCTGATCATGACGTCCGGGAAGCCGTCGCCGTTGAGATCGGCGTTGATCGCGACGCTGCGGCCGAAGTCGGACTGCTCCGTGGTGTCTCCGTACTCGGCCACGGGAGAAGGCGGCGGGTCGAAGATGCCCCCCTCGAGAGGACCCAGATAGAGGCTCGCATGACCCACAGCAAAGACTCCGCCCACGGTGGTCCATTGGGAGCCGATCAACAGGTCGCCCAGCCCGTCGCCGTTCATGTCGCCGCCGCCGCCGATGCCGGATCCGAAGCGGCTGCCGGCTGGCCCGTACAAGGTCTGCGAGAAGTAGAAAGTGCCGGGAGGCGTGGTGGCGAGGATTTCGCCATAGAAGACCTGGACCACGCCCGCAGACGACGAGTACTCGGGCTGACCGAGCGCGACATCCGCGTAGCCATCGCCGTCGATGTCTCCGGCCGAGGCCACGGTGACCGCGTTGATGTCACCGCCCGACAAGATGCCAGGGAGAACCAGCGGAGTCGTTCCGAGCCCGCCGACCTGCCCCATGTAGAGCAAGGCCTCGCACTGATTCCCAGGGCCCACGTTGAGCGCGCCGATCACGACGTCCGAAAGGCCGTCGCGGTTCACGTCGCCGGCGCCGGCGATGGAGAGGCCGAAGAGCTCGTTGGGGACCGTCCCGGCCTGTGACCAGGCGGGAGTGGGATTCACACCGAGCGGCGTCGCGGCGCCCAGGAACAGGAGCACCTTCCCGGCGTGGGTCACGGAATTCACGGTGGCGTTGGGCACGCCGACCACGAAGTCACCGAGGCCGTCGCCATTCACGTCGCCGGCGGCCGCCAGCGTGTAGCCGAGCTGGCCCCCGGCGTCCGTGCCCACGAAGGTGAAGCTCGGGCTCGCGGCCAGGCCGGCCGCGGAGCCCAGGAACACCTGGATGCGGCCGGCGTCGGTGAGACTGTTCACGGTGTCGTCCCAGCCCGGCGTGGAGACCACGACGTCGTCGTAGCCATCGCCGTTCAGGTCGTTCACGAGCGCGACGCTCCAGCCCTCCTGGGCAGCTGCCTGATTCGATTCCCAGCTCGCGGGCGGAGGCTCGTTCAGCGCCGGGCCACAGGCCGGCCCGCACGAGCCGCCGTAGACGACGTGGAAACGGCCCTCGTCCGATTGGCCGTTCGAGTAGTCCGGCTCGCCGGCGACGTAGTCACTGTAGCCGTCGCCATTGATGTCTCCTCCGGTGCTGAACCCGAGCCCGTACGCCGCCGAAGCCGTGCTCCCGTAGCTCGCATAGCCGGCGCTGGCTGCGGGCAGATAGGCGCCGCCCTGATACACCGCGACCGTGCTGCCGGTCTGGAACGTGGCGATGTCGCCGTAGCCGTCGCCGTTCAGGTCGCCCACGCCGGCCGCCCAGTTCGTCTGGAAGCTGATCGAGCTGCTGCGTGTCTCATCCGGCGCCGCAGTGCTGGGGCCGGTGATCGGATGTCCGAAATACACGTAGACCTGTCCCACTGGGTTCTGTGAGGCGAGGACGAGGTCCGCGAGGCCGTCGCCGTTCACGTCCGCCGCAGAGACCGGGTCATCGACCAGGATGCCCTGCGACGCCGTCTTGTCCACGGCCCACAGGTGAGTCATGCCGGGTCCGGTCGCCGTGCCGCCGAACAATCGGAAGTGACCTCGTCCCGTCGCGAGGATGTCGGCCCTGCCGTCGAGGTTGGTGTCGCCCGCGACGACCACCGACTCACCGAGCCGGCCGCTGGTCACGTCGCCGAGCTCCGTGCGATCCGCGACCGCCGAGGTTCCGCTGGGCCGTGAGCTGAACGTGGGGGAGCCGAGATAGACGAAGACCGCGCCCTGACCGGACAGCGGCCCGGTGTAGCCGGGAGCGCCGACGACGAGGTCGGACAGTCCGTCGCCGTCGACGTCCCCTCCGCCCGAGACGGACCAGCCGAACTGAGAGCTCCCGGGCACGGTCGCACTCCAGCTCGGACTCGCGATGCCATTGCTCGCCGACAACGCAAACGTCGGGCTGCCCAGCCAGACGAAGACACGGCCGTTCTGGTCCAGGACACCGGGGTCTCCTACGACGAGGTCGGCGAGGCCGTCTCCGTTCAGGTCACCCGCCGTCGAGACGGAGGCCGCGAGCAACGGAAAGTACCCCGGGGGCCCGAGGTTGCCCATGCTCGCGTACGCATCGGCGGGCAGATCGTCTGGAGCGGTGGCCAGGTCGGTGCGACCGAACCAGACCCAGAGCTGGCCGGGAGCCACGGGATTGCTGACGGAGCCCGCCGACGCAACCACGAGATCGTCGATGTGGTCGCCGTTGAGGTCGCCGGCAACGGTCGCGCTGCTGATGTTGCCGGCAACAGTGACCTGCCAGTCAGGCGTCGTGTGGACGCCGGTCGCCGAGCCGAGATACACCTGAACCAGAGTGCGAGTCGCGACGACCAGGTCGCTGTAGCCGTCGGCGTTCAGGTCACCGCCGGTCGAGACCTGCGCGGCCGCTCCGGAGTAGCTCAGCGTGGCAGCCGGGCTGGCTCCGAGCCCCGCGTGCGCGCCGGGCGCGGCGGCGAGTACCAGGAGCGCGAGACACAGGAAGCTTCGAAGCGGCGCGCGGAACATCAAGGTCGATCTCCTCTTGGAATCGACCTCAATATCGCTCGCGGGTCACTCCCGGATCCATGAGTAGTTCGTGCAGTCGCACCCAACGACTCGGAAATGAGCGCGGACTCATTTGGGGCGCACGCGCAGGGTCCGAATCTCGCAGGCGCGAAGCGGGACGATGATTGCCGCGCCGTCCTTGCGCAGGTTCGCCCGCTCGTCGAATCGATCGGACAGGTCGACCGCCTGCCAGGTCCAGTCACCCGGGGCGTTCCAGGCGAGTGAGACGCTGCGGGCGCGGCCGGCGGCCTCGTAGATGCGCACGATCGCGCTGCCGTCGGGGCGGGGCTCGATCGCAGAGACCACGACCTCGGGGTCGTCCAGCGTGAGCAGGCGCGCACCGTCGGAGAGCGGCGCGTCCTCGCCGCCGGCGCCGGCCAGAACGACGGGCGCGTAGGCGAAGCGGTGCAGCGCGGAGATCCAGTCGGGATCGTCGGCGGGGTGGAGCCGCAGCGCGAGCTCGGCGCGGTGGCGGCCGGGAACCTGCGCGTCGGGTGTCTCGAACGGCGGGCCGGCGTGACCGCGGCGCAAGCGCAGGTCACCGCACGAGAGGTGGCCGACCGCGCGCAGCAGCGTGACTGCCAGCGAGGTGGTGCCGTCCGGCTCGGGGACGGCCTCGGCTTCCGCGTTGCCGCGGTTGGCGACCGAGAGCGCGCGCTCGCCCGCGGCCAGCGACGCGAACGTCCGCTGCGGACACGCGCCGATCGGCAGCTCGGAGGGGCGCTCCGGGCCGAACGCGTCGGCGGGCGGCGCGATCGGGCGGTCGGAGATCTCGAAGGCCGACTCCACACGGAAACGGCTGGCCGCGAACGGCGCGCGCGCGAGCAGGCGCAGGCGGTGGTCGCGGGCGGTGTTGTCCAACGACACCTCGAGATCGATCCGGTCGAGCGCGCCCGACAGTCGGACGCGCAGCGAGACGGGCAGGGCGACGCTCCTCTCCGAGCGGCGCGCGCGGTCTTGCGCGAGTGACTCGGGCACGCGGTAGGTCAGGGCGAGCACGAGCGTGGCCGCGGCCGTTCCGGCGCGCTCGACGCGGATGCGCACGCGCTCGGGCCGCTCGACCGGCGCAGAGTCGGGCACGGGATCGAAGTTGTACTCGTCGCCCCGGTCGCCCTCCGAAGCGACGCGCAGCGCGTCGTCGATCGTGACTCCGTCGGCGCGGCGCAGCAGGGTGATGCGTCCGTCGCTGGCGGCCGACACGCGCCAGTGTCGGTTCTCGATCCAGCTCGCGCCGCTGGTCACTGCGTCCTCGGGCGGCGCCTTCATCGCCCCGCCGAACACGCGGTAGCTGCGCAAGCCGTGGCCCGGCAGGTCGTCCACGAAGCGCAGCCGCACGCGCGGCGGCCGCTGCGCCTCGACCTCGACCGTGGTGACGGCCGGATCGGCGAGCGCGCGCGACAGGTGCAGCTTCGTCGCGGCCACGTCGAGGTCGCCGCGCGGCGAAGCGCCGAGCCGGGCGCGCACCAGGAGCCGCTCCGCCTCGCGCTGGGCCGCCACCTCGTTCACGTGATAGCCGAGAAACTCGCCGCCGATCGCGGGCAGGATCGACTCCGCGAGCCCGCGCGGGAACGAGCCGCCCCACGAGCTGCCCGCGCCCACGATCGAAAGCTCGGCCGGAATGCGCCGGCCCGACGAGTCACGCACGTGCGCCGTCTTCGCGCCGCGCACGTCGAGCTCGAGCTCCGCGTCAATGAGCGCCGGGCCCGCCGCGTTCGGGTTCCACACCACGAACGGGTCACCCGCCGTCGCGCCGCGTCCCGGCGCCGGAGCCACGCGCGCGACCCACTGCCGGCCCACCTTCTCGAGCGCCTCGCCGGCGATCTCGGCCACGCGGTCGAAGCGCGTCTCCATCTGCCGGTGCACGGCGTCGACCGAGCAGCCGCAGATCGAGTCGTGCGGGTGATTCTCGAGCGCGACGCGCCAGGCGAACTCGATCGTGCCCGGGTCGGCCGTGCCGCCGAGCGCCGCGACCCACGCCGACAGCGGCTCGAGCGCGCGCACGAGCAGGCTGTCGTTCGCGAAGTCACGGCGTTTCTGCGGCATGCGCGCCGACGCGCAGCCGGGCAGGAGCGGCGAGCGCAGGCCCGAGCGCAGCTCTCCGCGGTGCACGGGCAGCTCGGCGCGCGCCTCGCGCCGCGCGCGCGTCAGGTAGCCGAGCAACGTGCCGACTTCGGCGCTGACTCCCTCGAGCTTGCCCACCGCCTCGCGCAAGGCCCGGGGCAGCCCGGCCTCCGGGGTCTGGTGGTCACTGCCGTTCATGACCAGCAGCGTGGGAATCTTCGCGAACGGCGCCAGGCGCTCGATCTCGCGCCCCAGCCGCGCCGCGAGCGCCGCAGGCTCGGTCGGCAGGAGCTGGCCGTTGAAATACCCGTTCGGGAGATAGCCGGCGAAGAC
This Myxococcota bacterium DNA region includes the following protein-coding sequences:
- a CDS encoding transporter: MCLLACAASARAQSLEPRAYSNTPVGMNFAIAGYAYQNGDVASDASLPLQNAKVQVHTGFLAYARSLDVLGQAAKLELVLPYAGALGAADAQLPGQTVHESRDVDGFGDAQMRFSWNFYGAPALSLEDFDQYEQDVIIGTSLLVTVPLSQYDGDKLLNIGTHRWSFKPELGISKSWAPFILELSVAGTFYTENHDFFHGNDRQQSPLGAAQLHGIYAFRRGIWGSLDFTYYVGGRTQLNDHPATGLQSNTRLGGTLAIPVNKYNSIKLYGSTGVSARAGGRFDTIGAAWQVRWGGGL
- a CDS encoding FG-GAP-like repeat-containing protein — protein: MFRAPLRSFLCLALLVLAAAPGAHAGLGASPAATLSYSGAAAQVSTGGDLNADGYSDLVVATRTLVQVYLGSATGVHTTPDWQVTVAGNISSATVAGDLNGDHIDDLVVASAGSVSNPVAPGQLWVWFGRTDLATAPDDLPADAYASMGNLGPPGYFPLLAASVSTAGDLNGDGLADLVVGDPGVLDQNGRVFVWLGSPTFALSASNGIASPSWSATVPGSSQFGWSVSGGGDVDGDGLSDLVVGAPGYTGPLSGQGAVFVYLGSPTFSSRPSGTSAVADRTELGDVTSGRLGESVVVAGDTNLDGRADILATGRGHFRLFGGTATGPGMTHLWAVDKTASQGILVDDPVSAADVNGDGLADLVLASQNPVGQVYVYFGHPITGPSTAAPDETRSSSISFQTNWAAGVGDLNGDGYGDIATFQTGSTVAVYQGGAYLPAASAGYASYGSTASAAYGLGFSTGGDINGDGYSDYVAGEPDYSNGQSDEGRFHVVYGGSCGPACGPALNEPPPASWESNQAAAQEGWSVALVNDLNGDGYDDVVVSTPGWDDTVNSLTDAGRIQVFLGSAAGLAASPSFTFVGTDAGGQLGYTLAAAGDVNGDGLGDFVVGVPNATVNSVTHAGKVLLFLGAATPLGVNPTPAWSQAGTVPNELFGLSIAGAGDVNRDGLSDVVIGALNVGPGNQCEALLYMGQVGGLGTTPLVLPGILSGGDINAVTVASAGDIDGDGYADVALGQPEYSSSAGVVQVFYGEILATTPPGTFYFSQTLYGPAGSRFGSGIGGGGDMNGDGLGDLLIGSQWTTVGGVFAVGHASLYLGPLEGGIFDPPPSPVAEYGDTTEQSDFGRSVAINADLNGDGFPDVMISAFGASSSAPPLTDSGGVFVHFGNGGPGAPRPKLMRHQASPNNPIALLGATKPEAEGGFNIVNTFRSAAGRSLMRAEVETKPIATPFDGTGLTGASTLILTDLAGIPIASPASCSYLASCKWRLRLRSPNPFFPDTPWFSPPGNSQSERDIRGGADTDGDAVSDGLDNCPTISNSGQADADGDGVGDACDNCLNVANPRVPGGSTAFLAANPWATLTGGQRDDDHDGFGNVCDGDFNNSGGNVNAGDTSQYKLSVNHNRATDTCGTGNVRPCAIFDLDLGQNTNNTANINAADTARYKLLVNSPAGPKCAACTGAATNTALPCEAGPDGTCQ
- a CDS encoding glycoside hydrolase family 38 C-terminal domain-containing protein; this encodes MPHLVVVPHTHWDREWYRTHEQFRARLVALLDALLPLLEHDPEFRCFSLDGQTIVLDDYLAVRPDERARIETLVRAGRLVIGPWTVLPDEWLVSGEALVRNLRLGLARGDAFGGAQRLGYVPDQFGHVGQLPQIFAGFGFEGAVLWRGVGADVAETLFRWEAPDGSAVFAGYLPNGYFNGQLLPTEPAALAARLGREIERLAPFAKIPTLLVMNGSDHQTPEAGLPRALREAVGKLEGVSAEVGTLLGYLTRARREARAELPVHRGELRSGLRSPLLPGCASARMPQKRRDFANDSLLVRALEPLSAWVAALGGTADPGTIEFAWRVALENHPHDSICGCSVDAVHRQMETRFDRVAEIAGEALEKVGRQWVARVAPAPGRGATAGDPFVVWNPNAAGPALIDAELELDVRGAKTAHVRDSSGRRIPAELSIVGAGSSWGGSFPRGLAESILPAIGGEFLGYHVNEVAAQREAERLLVRARLGASPRGDLDVAATKLHLSRALADPAVTTVEVEAQRPPRVRLRFVDDLPGHGLRSYRVFGGAMKAPPEDAVTSGASWIENRHWRVSAASDGRITLLRRADGVTIDDALRVASEGDRGDEYNFDPVPDSAPVERPERVRIRVERAGTAAATLVLALTYRVPESLAQDRARRSERSVALPVSLRVRLSGALDRIDLEVSLDNTARDHRLRLLARAPFAASRFRVESAFEISDRPIAPPADAFGPERPSELPIGACPQRTFASLAAGERALSVANRGNAEAEAVPEPDGTTSLAVTLLRAVGHLSCGDLRLRRGHAGPPFETPDAQVPGRHRAELALRLHPADDPDWISALHRFAYAPVVLAGAGGEDAPLSDGARLLTLDDPEVVVSAIEPRPDGSAIVRIYEAAGRARSVSLAWNAPGDWTWQAVDLSDRFDERANLRKDGAAIIVPLRACEIRTLRVRPK